Proteins found in one Scomber scombrus chromosome 15, fScoSco1.1, whole genome shotgun sequence genomic segment:
- the fyb1b gene encoding FYN-binding protein 1 isoform X1, whose amino-acid sequence MDNKADVRSIMARFQTSGASTDDSSSTPPIRAKPQLHPTLSSGPPIQPKKPVLESLSGSAINTPPKPSFLKNTPSSKSDTDAVEPNRAKALASRFGNSQDDTNTNNKPFINKLHTPLKPPFSHGVEAKDPVHKPPFHKPPLSSTMSDAKPAFPKPSPAIGTKPSWVKQDNSGGAPSNTSFTPPKVPPLQQKLSSGLGKLRQQNEEIGAANMDTANKTSPPTSYNFKPPPALRTAQNIFNKEDKTEQSDSGMKADGGYKPPVTASKSIPPKPPASKKPSIKKPASQAGSINGDTTSGPKSNPLPNSLALGPAPAKPNRPPKVNLESFRRGAKASDDGSGTFKKPVIPTPSAFHPSNHSNHVTPPPPPQNALPSLPPRPPGTMIQADECYDDVDELKSAPPPLPPSAGHPSQRAKEENDDDDDGEMYEDLDERWEAAEQKQDKRKEKEDKEEKKRLEAEKKGQKEREKKEQEARKKFKLVGPLEAIHQGKACVDCRGSKTDLALKQGDSLDIIRVQGNPEGKWLGRTQDGSIGYVKTTSVEIDFNTLKNRQSQQPSYDPEVYDDIDVASLDNSGIKAPGVILPPLPGDGGEIYDDILDPNLDVSPLDSRSSTTKPRGFLWMFERNRRPTITNEVPPPSQFTADGKSDQPPIDEDIYDDVDSQNLPPLPPINSLPTLKGKRKTDEKEDSKKQKKFEKEEKDFRKKFKYDGEIQVLYQVSIIPTLTNKKWSGKELPIKAGEKLDVMVKAVDNKLICRNDEGKFGYVSTSHIFMDDGDIYDDIGDDCIYDND is encoded by the exons ATG GATAACAAGGCCGATGTGAGGTCCATCATGGCTCGCTTCCAAACGAGTGGGGCGAGCACTGATGACAGTTCCTCCACACCGCCCATACGAGCCAAACCACAACTGCACCCTACCCTCTCCTCCGGCCCACCTATACAACCAAAGAAACCTGTCTTGGAGAGCCTCTCTGGCAGTGCGATAAATACACCTCCTAAACCCTCTTTCCTAAAAAACACACCATCCAGTAAAAGTGACACAGATGCAGTTGAACCAAACAGAGCAAAAGCCCTGGCTAGCAGATTTGGAAACAGCCAGGATGacaccaacaccaacaacaaacCTTTCATTAATAAACTGCACACACCTTTGAAGCCACCTTTTTCACATGGTGTTGAAGCTAAAGACCCTGTACATAAGCCTCCATTTCACAAGCCCCCCCTTAGCTCCACCATGTCCGACGCCAAACCTGCCTTTCCTAAACCATCTCCAGCAATCGGCACCAAGCCCAGCTGGGTGAAGCAAGACAATAGTGGGGGTGCACCATCCAACACTAGCTTCACACCACCCAAAGTACCACCTTTACAACAAAAACTGAGCAGTGGCCTCGGAAAGCTACGGCAGCAAAATGAAGAAATTGGAGCAGCTAACATGGACACTGCGAACAAAACTTCACCTCCAACAAGTTACAATTTTAAGCCCCCTCCAGCCCTCAGGACTGCTCAGAATATCTTCAACAAGGAGGACAAGACAGAGCAGTCAGATAGTGGCATGAAAGCAGATGGAGGCTACAAACCGCCTGTCACTGCTAGTAAGTCCATCCCTCCGAAACCTCCTGCCAGTAAAAAGCCTAGCATTAAGAAACCTGCATCTCAGGCTGGCAGCATTAATGGTGACACCACTTCAGGCCCCAAGTCTAATCCTCTCCCCAACAGTTTAGCATTGGGCCCTGCTCCTGCTAAACCTAACCGACCTCCCAAAGTCAACCTGGAAAGTTTCAGAAGAGGTGCTAAGGCCTCTGATGATG gTTCTGGCACCTTTAAGAAACCCGTCATCCCGACTCCTTCAGCCTTTCACCCcagtaaccatagcaaccatgtgaccccacctccacctcctcagaATGCACTCCCCAGTCTGCCCCCACGACCACCTGGAACCAT GATCCAGGCAGATGAGTGctatgatgatgttgatgaacTGAAAAGCGCTCCTCCACCTCTACCACCGTCCGCAG GTCACCCGAGTCAGAGAGCAAAG GAagagaatgatgatgatgatgatggagagaTGTACGAGGATCTCGATGAACGATG ggAAGCGGCTGAACAAAAGCAAgacaagaggaaagagaaagaggataaggaggagaaaaaacGCCTGGAGGCTGAGAAGAAGGGGCAGAAGGAGCGAGAGAAGAAGGAACAAGAGGCCAGAAAGAAATTCAAA TTGGTAGGCCCTCTGGAGGCCATCCACCAAGGGAAGGCTTGTGTGGACTGCCGAGGCAGTAAAACAGACCTCGCTCTGAAGCAGGGAGACAGCCTCGATATCATCCGTGTCCAAGGCAACCCAGAAGGGAAATGGTTGGGACGGACGCAGGATGGATCCA TTGGTTATGTGAAGACCACTTCAGTGGAAATCGACTTTAACACTTTGAAGAATCGTCAAAGTCAGCAGCCGTCGTACGACCCTGAGGTCTACGATGACATTGATGTGGCCTCTCTTGATAATAG TGGGATCAAAGCACCAGGAG TGATTCTACCACCACTACCGGGGGATGGAGGAGAGATATACGATGATATTCTCGATCCAAACCTGGATGTCAG TCCCCTGGATTCCAGGTCTTCTACTACAAAGCCACGTGGCTTCCTGTGGATGTTTGAGCGGAACAGACGTCCTACCATCACTAATGA AGTGCCTCCACCCAGCCAGTTTACCGCAGATGGAAAATCAG ATCAGCCACCAATCGATGAGGATATTTACGATGATGTTGACTCTCAAAATTTGCCTCCACTTCCTCCCATCAACAG CCTTCCAACCCTGAAAGGCAAAAGAAAGACTGACGAGAAAGAGGACtcaaagaagcagaaaaagtttgagaaagaggagaaggactTCCGGAAAAAATTTAAA TATGATGGGGAAATACAGGTCCTGTACCAGGTGAGCATCATCCCCACACTCACTAATAAGAAGTGGAGCGGGAAAGAGCTGCCAATCAAAGCAGGAGAGAAACTCGATGTCATGGTTAAAGCCGTGGATAACAAACTCATCTGTCGGAACGACGAGGGCAAAT TTGGTTACGTTTCGACCAGCCACATTTTCATGGA CGATGGTGATATCTATGATGATATTGGAGACG ATTGCATCTATGACAATGATTGA
- the fyb1b gene encoding FYN-binding protein 1 isoform X2, whose translation MDNKADVRSIMARFQTSGASTDDSSSTPPIRAKPQLHPTLSSGPPIQPKKPVLESLSGSAINTPPKPSFLKNTPSSKSDTDAVEPNRAKALASRFGNSQDDTNTNNKPFINKLHTPLKPPFSHGVEAKDPVHKPPFHKPPLSSTMSDAKPAFPKPSPAIGTKPSWVKQDNSGGAPSNTSFTPPKVPPLQQKLSSGLGKLRQQNEEIGAANMDTANKTSPPTSYNFKPPPALRTAQNIFNKEDKTEQSDSGMKADGGYKPPVTASKSIPPKPPASKKPSIKKPASQAGSINGDTTSGPKSNPLPNSLALGPAPAKPNRPPKVNLESFRRGAKASDDGSGTFKKPVIPTPSAFHPSNHSNHVTPPPPPQNALPSLPPRPPGTMIQADECYDDVDELKSAPPPLPPSAGHPSQRAKEENDDDDDGEMYEDLDERWEAAEQKQDKRKEKEDKEEKKRLEAEKKGQKEREKKEQEARKKFKLVGPLEAIHQGKACVDCRGSKTDLALKQGDSLDIIRVQGNPEGKWLGRTQDGSIGYVKTTSVEIDFNTLKNRQSQQPSYDPEVYDDIDVASLDNSGIKAPGVILPPLPGDGGEIYDDILDPNLDVRVPPPSQFTADGKSDQPPIDEDIYDDVDSQNLPPLPPINSLPTLKGKRKTDEKEDSKKQKKFEKEEKDFRKKFKYDGEIQVLYQVSIIPTLTNKKWSGKELPIKAGEKLDVMVKAVDNKLICRNDEGKFGYVSTSHIFMDDGDIYDDIGDDCIYDND comes from the exons ATG GATAACAAGGCCGATGTGAGGTCCATCATGGCTCGCTTCCAAACGAGTGGGGCGAGCACTGATGACAGTTCCTCCACACCGCCCATACGAGCCAAACCACAACTGCACCCTACCCTCTCCTCCGGCCCACCTATACAACCAAAGAAACCTGTCTTGGAGAGCCTCTCTGGCAGTGCGATAAATACACCTCCTAAACCCTCTTTCCTAAAAAACACACCATCCAGTAAAAGTGACACAGATGCAGTTGAACCAAACAGAGCAAAAGCCCTGGCTAGCAGATTTGGAAACAGCCAGGATGacaccaacaccaacaacaaacCTTTCATTAATAAACTGCACACACCTTTGAAGCCACCTTTTTCACATGGTGTTGAAGCTAAAGACCCTGTACATAAGCCTCCATTTCACAAGCCCCCCCTTAGCTCCACCATGTCCGACGCCAAACCTGCCTTTCCTAAACCATCTCCAGCAATCGGCACCAAGCCCAGCTGGGTGAAGCAAGACAATAGTGGGGGTGCACCATCCAACACTAGCTTCACACCACCCAAAGTACCACCTTTACAACAAAAACTGAGCAGTGGCCTCGGAAAGCTACGGCAGCAAAATGAAGAAATTGGAGCAGCTAACATGGACACTGCGAACAAAACTTCACCTCCAACAAGTTACAATTTTAAGCCCCCTCCAGCCCTCAGGACTGCTCAGAATATCTTCAACAAGGAGGACAAGACAGAGCAGTCAGATAGTGGCATGAAAGCAGATGGAGGCTACAAACCGCCTGTCACTGCTAGTAAGTCCATCCCTCCGAAACCTCCTGCCAGTAAAAAGCCTAGCATTAAGAAACCTGCATCTCAGGCTGGCAGCATTAATGGTGACACCACTTCAGGCCCCAAGTCTAATCCTCTCCCCAACAGTTTAGCATTGGGCCCTGCTCCTGCTAAACCTAACCGACCTCCCAAAGTCAACCTGGAAAGTTTCAGAAGAGGTGCTAAGGCCTCTGATGATG gTTCTGGCACCTTTAAGAAACCCGTCATCCCGACTCCTTCAGCCTTTCACCCcagtaaccatagcaaccatgtgaccccacctccacctcctcagaATGCACTCCCCAGTCTGCCCCCACGACCACCTGGAACCAT GATCCAGGCAGATGAGTGctatgatgatgttgatgaacTGAAAAGCGCTCCTCCACCTCTACCACCGTCCGCAG GTCACCCGAGTCAGAGAGCAAAG GAagagaatgatgatgatgatgatggagagaTGTACGAGGATCTCGATGAACGATG ggAAGCGGCTGAACAAAAGCAAgacaagaggaaagagaaagaggataaggaggagaaaaaacGCCTGGAGGCTGAGAAGAAGGGGCAGAAGGAGCGAGAGAAGAAGGAACAAGAGGCCAGAAAGAAATTCAAA TTGGTAGGCCCTCTGGAGGCCATCCACCAAGGGAAGGCTTGTGTGGACTGCCGAGGCAGTAAAACAGACCTCGCTCTGAAGCAGGGAGACAGCCTCGATATCATCCGTGTCCAAGGCAACCCAGAAGGGAAATGGTTGGGACGGACGCAGGATGGATCCA TTGGTTATGTGAAGACCACTTCAGTGGAAATCGACTTTAACACTTTGAAGAATCGTCAAAGTCAGCAGCCGTCGTACGACCCTGAGGTCTACGATGACATTGATGTGGCCTCTCTTGATAATAG TGGGATCAAAGCACCAGGAG TGATTCTACCACCACTACCGGGGGATGGAGGAGAGATATACGATGATATTCTCGATCCAAACCTGGATGTCAG AGTGCCTCCACCCAGCCAGTTTACCGCAGATGGAAAATCAG ATCAGCCACCAATCGATGAGGATATTTACGATGATGTTGACTCTCAAAATTTGCCTCCACTTCCTCCCATCAACAG CCTTCCAACCCTGAAAGGCAAAAGAAAGACTGACGAGAAAGAGGACtcaaagaagcagaaaaagtttgagaaagaggagaaggactTCCGGAAAAAATTTAAA TATGATGGGGAAATACAGGTCCTGTACCAGGTGAGCATCATCCCCACACTCACTAATAAGAAGTGGAGCGGGAAAGAGCTGCCAATCAAAGCAGGAGAGAAACTCGATGTCATGGTTAAAGCCGTGGATAACAAACTCATCTGTCGGAACGACGAGGGCAAAT TTGGTTACGTTTCGACCAGCCACATTTTCATGGA CGATGGTGATATCTATGATGATATTGGAGACG ATTGCATCTATGACAATGATTGA